A section of the Alkalihalobacillus sp. LMS39 genome encodes:
- a CDS encoding DUF3954 domain-containing protein — MTAEIDVMKNSLYVVKDGQVIAIEPPASGFGDQVAVWINGKVDRVDTTVKQKL, encoded by the coding sequence ATGACAGCTGAAATTGATGTAATGAAAAATTCCTTATACGTAGTAAAAGATGGACAAGTAATAGCAATCGAACCACCAGCAAGTGGTTTTGGTGACCAGGTTGCCGTTTGGATTAACGGAAAAGTGGACCGTGTAGATACTACGGTTAAACAAAAATTATAA
- a CDS encoding tyrosine-type recombinase/integrase, giving the protein MNVVQPIRNVEKLKVMADYFKIRNRRNYIMFIIGTGVGLRISDILQLKKEDLLNTHIVLKERKTRKSNRVRIPPPLRKELTEYAKTLKDGEYIIKSRQGENRPIDRSTAYRILREAAEFVSLDEIGTHTLRKTFGYHTYKQTKDVAMLQQIFNHSSPSITLNYIGINQDAMDDAMKNLKMPWLQ; this is encoded by the coding sequence ATGAATGTGGTTCAACCAATAAGAAACGTTGAAAAGTTAAAAGTGATGGCTGATTATTTCAAAATCAGAAACAGAAGAAACTATATTATGTTTATCATAGGGACAGGGGTTGGATTAAGGATATCGGATATCTTACAACTAAAAAAAGAAGACTTGTTAAACACTCATATCGTCTTAAAGGAAAGGAAAACAAGAAAATCAAACAGAGTTAGAATTCCACCACCGCTTAGGAAAGAACTAACGGAATATGCTAAAACATTAAAAGACGGTGAGTACATTATCAAAAGTAGACAAGGAGAAAACCGTCCGATTGATAGATCTACTGCATATCGTATTTTAAGAGAAGCAGCTGAGTTTGTGTCGTTAGATGAGATTGGTACTCATACATTGAGAAAGACATTTGGGTACCATACGTACAAACAAACAAAGGATGTGGCTATGCTGCAACAAATATTTAATCATTCAAGCCCAAGCATTACATTGAATTACATTGGAATCAACCAAGATGCCATGGATGATGCAATGAAGAATTTGAAGATGCCATGGTTACAATAA
- a CDS encoding ArpU family phage packaging/lysis transcriptional regulator, with product MFKLPEINTKETKEKVEEILEEYRIALLSEPVENYPKITQTFSLLPPSTNNKYNSSTEEVAVKRVDLEIARKKLIKEVQQATNRLPFRERSIIVLRYMQQDQMFDYEVYNELGLSERSYYRLKARAFYNLAFVLKIEVYKEATTA from the coding sequence ATGTTTAAGTTACCTGAAATCAATACAAAAGAAACAAAAGAAAAGGTTGAAGAAATACTGGAGGAATATAGAATCGCCCTGTTAAGTGAGCCAGTTGAAAATTATCCAAAAATCACACAAACATTTTCGTTGTTACCTCCATCTACGAATAATAAATACAATTCTTCAACGGAGGAAGTCGCGGTGAAAAGAGTAGACCTAGAAATAGCTAGGAAAAAGCTTATAAAAGAGGTTCAACAAGCTACTAATCGATTACCGTTCAGGGAACGATCAATCATCGTTTTACGCTATATGCAACAAGACCAAATGTTTGACTATGAAGTTTACAACGAATTGGGGTTGTCGGAAAGAAGTTACTACAGGTTAAAAGCAAGAGCGTTTTATAATTTGGCGTTTGTTTTGAAAATTGAAGTTTACAAGGAGGCGACAACAGCATGA